The genomic interval AAGCTGCAATTGCTAGTGAGTCAGAAGGAAGTGCGAAATGATCCATACCAATTTCTATATATCCTTCAGTTACAAAAGCTTGCTTTGCTAATTCGTATAATTGCCGTTTTAAAGATGCATCGGGAAGATCTTCTTCGTTGTATCCGCGTTGTCCAGTTCCTTTTATCCAAGGTACATGTGCGTAAGAATACAAGGCAATTCGCTGCGGTTTGAAATTCAAAGTTTGTTGAATAGTTTTCTGAAATCCACCTAGGTTTTGTTTTGGTAAACCATAAACGAGATCGTGAGAAATTCCAGTAAATCCAGTCTCTTGAGCATTTTTATGGCAATTAGCAACTTGATCTACAGTTTGGATTCGGTGAATGGCTTGTTGCACGATTGAATCGTAATCTTGTATTCCAAAACTAACTCTGCGAAATCCTTGTTGGTGAAGTGTTTGCAAATGTTCCAAACTAGTAGAATTAGGATGCGCTTCAAAACTCAATTCCGAATTTGGAGTGAAAGGGAAAATGTACTTAATTCCTTCAATCAATCTGCTCAATTCTGATGCAGCAAAAAAAGTGGGGGTTCCACCACCCAAATGAAGTTCATTGATTTGGGTGTTTTTATCCAAAGATATTGCAAGAAGCTGCCATTCTTTTAAAACCGCATCGATGTATCTTTTTTCTACTTGGTGATTCTTGGTGATGTGTTTGTGACAACCGCAGAAGGTACAAAGTGAATCACAATAGGGTAGATGGATATAGAGCGAAAGGTTTTTTGATGCATTCTTCTGCTGAGACATTTGAATCAATTTCAACCATTTTTCTGATTCCCATTGTTGCACATTCCAATAGGGAACAGTAGGATAAGAGGTATATCTCGGACCTGGAACATTATACTTTGCAATCAGACTTGAATCGATCATGATTTTTTTCACAAAACTAGGAGCTAATATCCGTGTAAAAAATGATGTGGATCAGGTTTTTTGAATGGAGTATTTTGGCTACCTTTGTTAAAATTTTTTGTTCTAAAAACAAGTCTATGGTAGAAAAATCGCATAAACATGTGAGCTGTGAAGCTTGTGCCGTTAGAACAAATAGTTTGTTTGGTCAGTTTACTGCAGATGAAGTACATGATTTGAACCACCATAAATCGTGTCAGTTTTATAAAAAGAATCAAACTATTTTTGTCCAAGGAAGTTTTCCAAGAGGCGTTTTCTGTATCAATCACGGAAAAGTGAAGGTTTATGCTTTGGGTGATGAAGGAAAGGAACAGATTGTGCATATTGCAAAAGCAGGTGAAGTCATTGGGTTTAGAGCCATGCTGAGCGGAGAGCAATATAAATTATCAGCTACAACACTTGAAGATTCCAACGTTTGTTTTGTATCTAAGGATGATTTTTTGAATATGATGGATACAAATGTTAGTTTACGGAATTCACTCATTCAGGAATTATCCAAAGAATTGGGCGAGCGCGCAATTTTTATAACGAACCTTGCTCAGAAAACAGTTCGCGAACGCTTAGCTTATTCCTTGATGATTCTAGCAGATATTTATGGAGAAGATCCCATTAATTTATCTCGTGAA from Fluviicola taffensis DSM 16823 carries:
- the hemN gene encoding oxygen-independent coproporphyrinogen III oxidase, translated to MIDSSLIAKYNVPGPRYTSYPTVPYWNVQQWESEKWLKLIQMSQQKNASKNLSLYIHLPYCDSLCTFCGCHKHITKNHQVEKRYIDAVLKEWQLLAISLDKNTQINELHLGGGTPTFFAASELSRLIEGIKYIFPFTPNSELSFEAHPNSTSLEHLQTLHQQGFRRVSFGIQDYDSIVQQAIHRIQTVDQVANCHKNAQETGFTGISHDLVYGLPKQNLGGFQKTIQQTLNFKPQRIALYSYAHVPWIKGTGQRGYNEEDLPDASLKRQLYELAKQAFVTEGYIEIGMDHFALPSDSLAIAASEKKLHRNFMGYTTQTSNLLIGLGMSAISECEFGFAQNEKSVSNYLELIEKGKMPITRGHEMSKGDMEIRQHILNLMCRFETLIPENSVISKLELELQLHELITDDLVEMNQNTVRILPKGIPFIRNCCMAFDAYLKDQNPVKQFSMTI
- a CDS encoding Crp/Fnr family transcriptional regulator; its protein translation is MVEKSHKHVSCEACAVRTNSLFGQFTADEVHDLNHHKSCQFYKKNQTIFVQGSFPRGVFCINHGKVKVYALGDEGKEQIVHIAKAGEVIGFRAMLSGEQYKLSATTLEDSNVCFVSKDDFLNMMDTNVSLRNSLIQELSKELGERAIFITNLAQKTVRERLAYSLMILADIYGEDPINLSREDLANFVGTATETLIRLLKEMKEDGYIDTQTRKIFILKKEELIQLAGGHR